One genomic segment of Amycolatopsis sp. WQ 127309 includes these proteins:
- a CDS encoding UDP-N-acetylmuramate dehydrogenase, with protein MNTARTPALPKLSAYTTLRLGGPARRFVSAVTSEDLVAAVREADAAGEPVLLLGGGSNLVVGDAGFDGAVVEVANTGWRRDGAIVEVEAGQNWDAFVAGLVEAGLGGLECLSGIPGSVGATPIQNVGAYGCEVAESIVSLELYDRVTREVRTLKADELGFAYRTSILKGTDTGVVLSVRFEVREDGLSAPVRYAELARTLGVEIGSRVPAADAREAVLGLRRGKGMVLDPADHDTWSAGSFFTNPIVPAADAEAVLARIAASVEGSAPQYPADGGVKLSAAWLIERAGFGKGYPGPGNRVSLSTKHTLALTNRGDATTEDLLTLAREVRDGVHERFGVRLRPEPLLINCVI; from the coding sequence GTGAACACCGCCCGTACTCCCGCACTCCCGAAGCTCTCGGCGTACACCACGCTGCGCCTCGGCGGCCCGGCCCGCCGGTTCGTCAGTGCCGTGACCAGCGAAGATCTCGTCGCGGCGGTCCGCGAGGCCGACGCGGCGGGCGAGCCGGTGCTGCTGCTCGGCGGCGGCTCCAACCTGGTGGTCGGCGACGCGGGGTTCGACGGCGCGGTCGTCGAGGTGGCCAACACCGGCTGGCGGCGTGACGGCGCGATCGTCGAGGTCGAAGCCGGGCAGAACTGGGACGCCTTCGTCGCCGGCCTGGTCGAGGCGGGCCTGGGCGGGCTCGAGTGCCTCTCCGGCATCCCGGGCAGCGTCGGCGCGACGCCGATCCAGAACGTCGGCGCGTACGGCTGCGAGGTCGCCGAGTCGATCGTCTCGCTGGAGCTGTACGACCGCGTGACGCGCGAAGTGCGCACGCTCAAGGCCGACGAGCTCGGCTTCGCCTACCGCACCAGCATCCTCAAGGGCACCGACACCGGCGTCGTCCTCTCGGTCCGCTTCGAGGTCCGCGAAGACGGCCTCTCCGCGCCGGTCCGCTACGCCGAGCTCGCGCGCACGCTCGGCGTCGAGATCGGCTCGCGCGTGCCGGCCGCCGACGCGCGCGAAGCCGTCCTCGGGCTGCGTCGCGGCAAGGGCATGGTGCTCGACCCGGCCGACCACGACACGTGGAGCGCGGGCTCGTTCTTCACCAACCCGATCGTCCCGGCGGCCGACGCCGAGGCGGTGCTGGCCCGCATCGCGGCCAGCGTCGAGGGCTCCGCGCCGCAGTACCCGGCCGACGGTGGCGTCAAGCTGTCCGCGGCCTGGCTGATCGAGCGCGCCGGCTTCGGCAAGGGGTACCCCGGGCCGGGGAACCGCGTCTCGCTGTCGACCAAGCACACGCTCGCGCTGACCAACCGCGGCGACGCGACGACGGAGGACCTGCTCACGCTGGCCCGCGAGGTCCGCGACGGCGTCCACGAGCGCTTCGGCGTCCGCCTGCGGCCCGAACCGCTCTTGATCAACTGCGTCATTTGA
- a CDS encoding Ig-like domain-containing protein, producing the protein MIERRLVFKAALAAGAAVVVAACSGTNDGTALPTGAANADGEGGGAQPVAKITAEPAANVKDAPVLKPVVIKVADGKLTECKVTADGGKDVKGDTSPDGLTWTSSEPLGYGKKYTYAAKATGSDGKPVEFTGTFTTVSPAKQVRATLNPADNAQVGVAMPISVKFASPVKDRAAVEKALSVKTDKNVEGAWGWLSDSQVDFRPKEYWPQNITVNVEAKLYGVELGGGAYGKADVTTKFKIGRNQVVKVNTPEHQMHVYRGGSQVKSYPCANGLDAEVDRNTPNGTYIVMSKEPTAVFDNARYGYTNVNKKWACRFSNHGEYIHENQDNAANIGKTNNSHGCVNLLEADAKDYFDSALVGDPVEITGSKLGAPMASDVKDWNYSWSAWQALGAK; encoded by the coding sequence GTGATCGAACGGCGCTTGGTCTTCAAGGCGGCTCTCGCGGCGGGGGCCGCTGTGGTCGTCGCGGCGTGTTCGGGCACGAACGACGGCACCGCGCTGCCCACCGGGGCCGCGAACGCCGACGGCGAGGGCGGCGGCGCGCAGCCCGTGGCGAAGATCACGGCCGAGCCGGCCGCGAACGTCAAGGACGCCCCGGTCCTCAAGCCCGTCGTGATCAAGGTCGCCGACGGCAAGCTCACCGAGTGCAAGGTCACCGCCGACGGCGGCAAGGACGTCAAGGGCGACACCTCGCCCGACGGGCTCACCTGGACCAGCTCCGAACCGCTCGGCTACGGCAAGAAGTACACCTACGCGGCCAAGGCCACCGGCAGCGACGGCAAGCCGGTCGAGTTCACCGGCACCTTCACCACGGTCAGCCCGGCCAAGCAGGTCCGCGCCACGCTCAACCCGGCCGACAACGCCCAGGTCGGCGTGGCCATGCCGATCAGCGTCAAGTTCGCGTCGCCGGTCAAGGACCGCGCGGCCGTCGAGAAGGCCCTGTCCGTGAAGACGGACAAGAACGTCGAGGGCGCCTGGGGCTGGCTGTCCGACAGCCAGGTCGACTTCCGGCCGAAGGAGTACTGGCCGCAGAACATCACGGTGAACGTCGAGGCGAAGCTGTACGGCGTCGAGCTGGGCGGCGGCGCGTACGGCAAGGCCGACGTCACCACGAAGTTCAAGATCGGCCGCAACCAGGTGGTCAAGGTCAACACCCCGGAGCACCAGATGCACGTCTACCGCGGCGGCTCGCAGGTCAAGAGCTACCCGTGCGCGAACGGGCTGGACGCCGAGGTCGACCGCAACACCCCGAACGGCACCTACATCGTGATGAGCAAGGAGCCGACGGCGGTCTTCGACAACGCCCGCTACGGCTACACGAACGTCAACAAGAAGTGGGCCTGCCGGTTCTCCAACCACGGCGAGTACATCCACGAGAACCAGGACAACGCGGCCAACATCGGGAAGACCAACAACTCCCACGGCTGCGTCAACCTGCTCGAGGCCGACGCCAAGGACTACTTCGACTCCGCGCTGGTCGGCGACCCGGTCGAGATCACCGGCTCCAAGCTCGGCGCGCCGATGGCCTCGGACGTCAAGGACTGGAACTACTCCTGGTCGGCCTGGCAGGCGCTGGGCGCGAAGTAA
- a CDS encoding alpha/beta fold hydrolase yields MRTEVVGHGGTRLGLRVEGAGNSRPIVFVHGWAQSSGAWAAQLADPALTERFRLVAMDLRGHGASDVPASGYDDPVVWADDLAAVLDFAGPDAIVVAWSYGGLVLTDHIRVHGTARLRGIVLVGAITEIGRDRPGGRVGSLMREHMRAMLSDDPDIAVPALTAFSRDMVTRPIPGTQAQALLGASLGVPPAVRAALFRRDVGSDDVLAAIDKPALVVHGSQDRVIDSAAAKHTIGKIPGATGRWFLGGGHAPFAEAADEFDAVLRQFAEEC; encoded by the coding sequence GTGCGCACCGAGGTCGTCGGACACGGCGGGACGCGGCTCGGCCTGCGGGTCGAGGGGGCCGGCAACAGCAGGCCGATCGTGTTCGTGCACGGCTGGGCGCAGTCGTCCGGCGCCTGGGCCGCGCAGCTGGCCGACCCGGCGCTGACCGAGCGGTTCCGCCTGGTCGCGATGGACCTGCGCGGGCACGGCGCGTCCGACGTCCCGGCCTCCGGGTACGACGACCCGGTGGTCTGGGCCGACGACCTCGCCGCGGTGCTCGACTTCGCCGGGCCTGACGCGATCGTCGTCGCCTGGTCGTACGGCGGCCTGGTGCTGACCGACCACATCCGGGTGCACGGCACCGCACGGCTGCGCGGGATCGTGCTCGTCGGCGCGATCACCGAGATCGGCCGCGATCGGCCGGGCGGGCGCGTCGGCTCGCTGATGCGCGAGCACATGCGCGCGATGCTTTCGGACGATCCGGACATCGCGGTCCCGGCGCTCACGGCGTTCAGCCGCGACATGGTGACCCGCCCGATCCCCGGCACGCAGGCCCAGGCCCTGCTCGGCGCGTCTCTCGGCGTGCCGCCCGCGGTGCGGGCGGCGTTGTTCCGCCGCGACGTCGGCAGCGACGACGTCCTGGCCGCGATCGACAAACCCGCCCTGGTCGTGCACGGTTCCCAAGACCGCGTGATCGACTCCGCGGCGGCGAAGCACACGATCGGGAAGATTCCGGGGGCCACCGGACGTTGGTTCCTTGGCGGGGGTCATGCGCCCTTCGCCGAGGCCGCGGACGAGTTCGACGCGGTGCTCCGGCAGTTCGCCGAGGAATGCTGA
- the mshA gene encoding D-inositol-3-phosphate glycosyltransferase, protein MTSSIRGFRAAPRRVAVLSVHTSPLEQPGTGDAGGMNVYVSQTATEMARRGVEVEVFTRATASDQPPVAELAPGVTVRHVQAGPFEPLSRDELPAQLCAFTSGVLRTEAFHEPGYYDLIHSHYWLSGQVGWLARDRWSVPLVHTAHTLAKVKNAALAEGDKPEPRLRVIGEEQVVAEADRLVANTPVEARQLIDLYGAEPHAVHAVPPGVDLERFTPGPKNVARAELGLPGDAVVLAFAGRIQPLKAPDVLLHAAEALLRRRPELASKLIVLIVGGPSGTGLEQPQALRELAVSLGIEAQVRFLPPQPGPALARVFRAADVVAVPSYNESFGLVALEAQACGTPVVAADVGGLPMAVPHGVSGLLVPGHGAEEWADALAAVALRPDRCAELGANAVLHARHFSWRRTTDALLDIYAQATSAFSHALELRAEVAV, encoded by the coding sequence GTGACCAGCTCCATCCGGGGGTTCCGTGCTGCGCCGCGACGGGTAGCGGTGTTGTCCGTACACACTTCGCCGCTCGAGCAGCCGGGGACCGGCGACGCGGGCGGGATGAACGTCTACGTCAGCCAGACGGCGACCGAGATGGCCCGCCGCGGCGTCGAGGTCGAGGTGTTCACCCGCGCGACGGCGTCGGACCAGCCGCCGGTGGCCGAGCTGGCGCCGGGTGTGACCGTCCGGCACGTGCAGGCCGGCCCCTTCGAGCCGCTGAGCCGCGACGAGCTGCCCGCGCAGCTGTGCGCGTTCACCTCCGGCGTGCTGCGCACCGAGGCCTTCCACGAGCCCGGGTACTACGACCTCATCCACTCGCACTACTGGCTTTCGGGCCAGGTCGGCTGGCTCGCCCGCGACCGCTGGTCCGTGCCGCTGGTGCACACCGCGCACACCCTGGCGAAGGTGAAGAACGCCGCGCTCGCCGAGGGCGACAAGCCCGAGCCGCGGCTGCGTGTGATCGGCGAGGAGCAGGTCGTCGCCGAGGCGGACAGGCTGGTCGCCAACACCCCGGTCGAGGCGCGGCAGCTCATCGACCTCTACGGCGCCGAGCCGCACGCGGTGCACGCCGTGCCGCCGGGTGTCGACCTCGAGCGCTTCACCCCGGGCCCGAAGAACGTCGCGCGCGCCGAGCTCGGCCTGCCCGGCGACGCCGTCGTGCTGGCGTTCGCCGGCCGGATCCAGCCGCTGAAGGCGCCGGACGTGTTGCTGCACGCCGCCGAGGCGCTGCTGCGCCGGCGGCCGGAACTGGCGTCGAAGCTGATCGTGCTGATCGTCGGCGGGCCGTCCGGCACCGGGCTGGAGCAGCCGCAGGCGCTGCGCGAGCTCGCCGTCTCCCTCGGCATCGAGGCGCAGGTCCGCTTCCTGCCGCCGCAGCCCGGCCCGGCGCTCGCCCGGGTGTTCCGCGCCGCCGACGTCGTCGCGGTGCCCAGCTACAACGAGTCGTTCGGGCTGGTCGCGCTGGAGGCGCAGGCCTGCGGGACGCCGGTGGTCGCCGCCGACGTCGGCGGGCTGCCGATGGCGGTGCCGCACGGCGTCTCCGGGCTGCTGGTGCCGGGGCACGGCGCCGAGGAGTGGGCGGACGCGCTGGCCGCGGTCGCGCTGCGCCCGGACCGGTGCGCCGAGCTCGGTGCCAACGCCGTCCTGCACGCGCGGCACTTCTCCTGGCGTCGTACGACGGACGCGCTGCTCGACATCTATGCTCAGGCCACCAGCGCGTTCTCCCACGCCCTGGAGCTGCGCGCGGAGGTGGCGGTGTGA
- a CDS encoding YbjN domain-containing protein, producing MSLDELIKSTLDDADLKYDRRGPGKYFVTLPGTKKLQTNAWLVDGDHAFSVEAFVCRRPDESHEDVYRFLLQRNAKLYGVHYTVDSLGDIYLVGRFGKETLSAEELDKVLGQVLEAADGDFNTLLEIGFATSIKREWDWRVSRGESLANLEAFKHLVEPAKPHEPGLTES from the coding sequence GTGAGTCTCGACGAGCTGATCAAGTCCACTTTGGACGACGCGGACCTGAAGTACGACCGGCGGGGCCCGGGAAAGTACTTCGTCACGTTGCCGGGAACCAAGAAGCTGCAGACGAACGCGTGGCTCGTCGACGGCGACCACGCGTTCTCCGTGGAGGCGTTCGTCTGCCGGCGGCCCGACGAGTCCCATGAGGACGTTTACCGATTCCTGTTGCAGCGCAACGCGAAGCTCTACGGCGTCCATTACACAGTGGACAGTCTCGGTGACATCTACCTGGTCGGCCGGTTCGGCAAGGAGACGCTGAGCGCCGAAGAGCTCGACAAGGTGCTCGGCCAGGTACTCGAAGCCGCCGACGGCGACTTCAACACCCTGCTGGAGATCGGCTTCGCGACGTCGATCAAGCGCGAGTGGGACTGGCGCGTCTCCCGCGGCGAGTCCTTGGCCAACCTCGAGGCGTTCAAGCACCTCGTCGAGCCCGCGAAGCCGCACGAACCAGGCTTGACCGAGTCGTGA
- a CDS encoding DUF4349 domain-containing protein, with amino-acid sequence MRTRWRTLFAVAGVAFVLAGCSANENGTSSSADSAGIGPAPAVPQQPQQGTAGNGKAEPNKGQPVPAPQAGAADRKLSRSARLELTATKVTDVVAEARGIAQGAGGYTGQESTGDRLATLSLAVPAEKLDGVLDQLSHLGTSLVKRELNTQDVTEQTIDVEARLATQRASVERIRALLAKATSVSEIASVESELTSREATLESLEQQRNSLAGSVAMSTVAMTIRNVAAPPPAEEDHSGFLGGLAGGWDAFLVFGGGLLTVLGAIAPFLLILGPLAWAGWWLHRRRRAARPEPVTPEV; translated from the coding sequence ATGCGGACTCGATGGAGAACCCTGTTCGCGGTCGCGGGCGTGGCGTTCGTGCTGGCCGGCTGCTCGGCGAACGAGAACGGCACGTCGTCCTCGGCGGACAGTGCCGGGATCGGCCCGGCTCCGGCGGTGCCGCAGCAGCCGCAGCAGGGGACCGCGGGCAACGGGAAAGCCGAGCCGAACAAGGGGCAGCCGGTCCCCGCGCCGCAGGCCGGGGCGGCCGATCGCAAGCTTTCGCGCAGCGCGCGGCTCGAGCTGACCGCCACGAAGGTCACCGACGTCGTCGCGGAGGCGCGGGGGATCGCGCAGGGCGCCGGGGGGTACACCGGGCAGGAGAGCACCGGCGACCGGTTGGCGACGCTCAGCCTCGCCGTGCCCGCCGAGAAGCTGGACGGCGTGCTCGACCAGCTCTCGCACCTGGGCACCAGCCTGGTGAAGCGGGAGCTGAACACCCAGGACGTCACCGAGCAGACCATCGACGTCGAAGCGCGGCTGGCGACGCAGCGGGCGTCGGTGGAGCGGATCCGCGCGTTGCTCGCGAAGGCGACCTCGGTGTCGGAGATCGCTTCGGTGGAAAGTGAGCTCACGAGCCGCGAAGCCACTCTCGAATCCCTTGAACAGCAACGGAATTCGCTCGCGGGCAGTGTCGCGATGTCGACCGTCGCGATGACCATCCGGAACGTGGCCGCGCCGCCGCCCGCCGAAGAGGACCACAGCGGGTTCCTCGGTGGCCTGGCCGGCGGCTGGGACGCGTTCCTCGTCTTCGGCGGCGGCCTGCTGACGGTGCTGGGCGCGATCGCGCCGTTCCTGCTGATCCTCGGCCCGCTCGCCTGGGCGGGCTGGTGGCTGCACCGGCGTCGCCGGGCGGCGCGGCCGGAACCCGTGACGCCCGAGGTGTGA
- a CDS encoding phosphoglyceromutase — MAELGTLVLLRHGQSTWNAENLFTGWVDVPLSEQGEGEARKGGRLLAEAALLPDVVHTSLLRRAISTANIALDAADRHWIPVKRDWRLNERHYGALQGKDKKQTLAEFGEEQFMLWRRSYDTPPPAIDPKDQWSQAGDARYADLGDSAPLTECLKDVVARLLPYWESAIVPDLRAGKTVLVAAHGNSLRALVKHLDGISDADIAGLNIPTGIPLRYDLTDDLKPVKPGGEYLDPDAAKEAAAAVANQGR; from the coding sequence ATGGCCGAACTTGGGACGTTGGTGCTGCTCCGTCACGGGCAGAGCACGTGGAACGCGGAAAACCTGTTCACCGGCTGGGTGGACGTACCCCTTTCGGAGCAGGGTGAAGGCGAAGCCCGCAAGGGTGGCCGGCTCCTGGCCGAAGCCGCGCTGCTGCCGGACGTGGTGCACACCTCGCTGCTGCGGCGCGCGATCTCGACCGCGAACATCGCCCTCGACGCCGCGGACCGCCACTGGATCCCGGTGAAGCGCGACTGGCGGCTCAACGAGCGCCACTACGGCGCGCTGCAGGGCAAGGACAAGAAGCAGACGCTGGCCGAGTTCGGCGAGGAGCAGTTCATGCTCTGGCGCCGCTCGTACGACACCCCGCCGCCGGCGATCGACCCGAAGGACCAGTGGAGCCAGGCGGGCGACGCGCGGTACGCGGACCTCGGCGACAGCGCGCCGCTGACCGAGTGCCTGAAGGACGTCGTCGCGCGGCTGCTGCCGTACTGGGAGTCCGCGATCGTGCCGGACCTGCGCGCGGGCAAGACCGTGCTGGTCGCCGCGCACGGCAACTCGCTGCGCGCGCTCGTCAAGCACCTCGACGGGATCTCGGACGCGGACATCGCGGGCCTGAACATCCCGACCGGCATCCCGCTGCGCTACGACCTCACCGACGACCTGAAGCCGGTGAAGCCGGGCGGCGAGTACCTCGACCCGGACGCCGCCAAGGAAGCCGCCGCCGCGGTCGCGAACCAGGGCCGCTGA
- a CDS encoding DNA-binding response regulator, producing MEKVTDVVVVRGEAELFERTKHLFAAATEVSCAARDLHTWSVAHPTAPEREQAVRATAVRKVYQPGVLLDPALAGHLRFMADHGARIRITERDINETILLDRRIAIVAGDRVGGVRSYTVVSSPELIQGIQSLYEAVWASATDLESYQARFTELGAREILEQLAAGCKDETAARALGVSLRTYRRRVAELMEILGASSRFQAGARAREAGLL from the coding sequence GTGGAAAAGGTGACGGACGTCGTCGTGGTGCGCGGTGAGGCCGAGCTGTTCGAGCGGACGAAGCACTTGTTCGCGGCGGCGACGGAGGTTTCGTGCGCGGCCCGCGACCTGCACACGTGGTCGGTGGCGCACCCGACCGCGCCCGAGCGGGAGCAGGCGGTGCGCGCGACGGCCGTGCGCAAGGTCTACCAGCCCGGCGTGCTGCTCGACCCCGCGCTGGCCGGGCACCTGCGGTTCATGGCCGACCACGGCGCCCGGATCCGGATCACCGAACGCGACATCAACGAGACGATCCTGCTGGACCGCCGGATCGCGATCGTGGCGGGCGACCGCGTCGGCGGCGTCCGCAGCTACACCGTCGTCAGCAGCCCCGAGCTGATCCAGGGCATCCAGTCGCTGTACGAGGCGGTCTGGGCGAGCGCGACCGACCTGGAGTCCTACCAGGCCCGGTTCACCGAGCTCGGCGCGCGGGAGATCCTCGAGCAGCTCGCGGCCGGCTGCAAGGACGAGACGGCGGCCCGCGCGCTCGGCGTCAGCCTGCGCACCTACCGGCGCCGCGTGGCCGAGCTGATGGAGATCCTCGGCGCGTCCTCGCGGTTCCAGGCCGGTGCCCGGGCCCGCGAAGCCGGCCTCCTTTAG
- a CDS encoding oxidoreductase has product MTTTHPAAAAGTWKLGSFEVNRLGFGAMRLMSTSDGGVRDRETSIAVLRRAVELGVNHIDTASFYFAGPRAANELINSALAPYDNLVLTTKVGPGRDFEGTFYTARPEQLRAQVEQNLRELGLDHLDVANYRIGEGLDRGTGSLADGFGALADLREKGLIRELGISNVGPEHLTEALAIAPVVCVQNQYGLTARREDDEIVRLCADHGVAFVPFFAVASGTGEDARVAEVAKRHDATPAQIRLAWTLHQGPHVLAIPGTGDLAHLEQNVAAAALELTDDDLKTLERDN; this is encoded by the coding sequence ATGACCACGACACACCCCGCCGCCGCGGCGGGCACCTGGAAGCTCGGCTCCTTCGAAGTCAACCGGCTCGGTTTCGGCGCGATGCGCCTGATGTCCACTTCGGACGGCGGCGTCCGCGACCGCGAGACGTCCATCGCCGTGCTCCGCCGCGCCGTCGAGCTCGGCGTGAACCACATCGACACCGCTTCCTTCTACTTCGCCGGCCCGCGCGCGGCGAACGAGCTCATCAACAGCGCCCTCGCGCCGTACGACAACCTGGTGCTCACCACGAAGGTCGGTCCCGGCCGCGACTTCGAAGGCACCTTCTACACCGCCCGACCCGAGCAGCTGCGCGCCCAGGTCGAGCAGAACCTGCGCGAACTGGGTCTGGACCACCTCGACGTCGCCAACTACCGGATCGGCGAAGGTCTGGACCGCGGCACCGGCTCCCTCGCCGACGGCTTCGGCGCGCTCGCCGACCTCCGGGAGAAGGGGCTGATCCGCGAGCTGGGCATCTCCAACGTCGGCCCGGAGCACCTGACGGAGGCGCTGGCGATCGCGCCGGTCGTCTGCGTGCAGAACCAGTACGGCCTCACCGCGCGCCGCGAGGACGACGAGATCGTCCGGCTGTGCGCCGACCACGGCGTCGCCTTCGTGCCGTTCTTCGCCGTCGCCAGCGGTACGGGGGAGGACGCGCGGGTCGCGGAGGTCGCGAAGCGCCACGACGCCACGCCGGCGCAGATCCGGCTCGCGTGGACGTTGCACCAGGGCCCGCACGTGCTCGCGATCCCGGGCACCGGTGATCTCGCGCACCTCGAGCAGAACGTCGCCGCGGCCGCGCTGGAGCTCACCGACGACGACCTGAAGACACTCGAACGAGACAACTGA
- a CDS encoding cell wall metabolism sensor histidine kinase WalK: protein MTTPVSLALAIGALVAGAVVGYLVARARTRREEARPPGPTVAELLERLVRSSHNGVVVLNKFGDMVLHNPRAYELGLVRVNQADPRARKAAEQVVETDEPMEIDLSPLEARGRQPEAVLGQVRPLGDGFTVVEAVDHSEAIRLEAVRRDFVANVSHELKTPVGAIALLTEAVLDAAEDVEEVRRFGSKILRESTRLGQLVTELIALSRLQGAERLPDLNVVEVDAVVREALGRTTLSAESAEITITTDPASGLLIEGDRTLLVTALSNLLENAVAYSPAGSPVSISRRLADGMVEIAVTDRGIGIPEDEQTRVFERFYRADKARSRATGGTGLGLAIVKHVAANHGGSVGLWSRPGTGSTFTLRIPAHVSPEPAPEPARAAKTSPAPRQEKTPERTQRLVVTGQESPDHGGNL, encoded by the coding sequence GTGACCACGCCTGTTTCACTCGCACTGGCCATCGGCGCCCTGGTGGCCGGTGCGGTGGTCGGCTACCTCGTCGCGCGGGCGCGCACCCGGCGCGAAGAGGCCCGCCCACCGGGCCCGACCGTCGCGGAGCTGCTCGAGCGATTGGTCCGGTCCTCCCACAACGGCGTCGTCGTGCTCAACAAGTTCGGCGACATGGTGCTGCACAACCCGCGCGCTTACGAGCTCGGCCTGGTCCGGGTCAACCAGGCCGACCCGCGGGCCCGCAAGGCCGCCGAACAGGTCGTCGAAACCGACGAGCCGATGGAGATCGACCTCTCGCCGCTGGAAGCGCGCGGCCGCCAGCCGGAGGCGGTGCTCGGCCAGGTCCGGCCCCTCGGCGACGGCTTCACCGTCGTCGAGGCGGTCGACCACTCCGAGGCCATCCGGCTGGAGGCCGTGCGCCGCGACTTCGTCGCCAACGTCAGCCACGAGCTCAAGACCCCGGTCGGCGCGATCGCGCTGCTCACCGAGGCCGTCCTCGACGCCGCCGAGGACGTCGAGGAGGTCCGCCGCTTCGGGAGCAAGATCCTGCGCGAGTCGACCCGGCTCGGCCAGCTCGTCACCGAGCTGATCGCGCTGTCGCGGCTGCAGGGCGCCGAACGGCTGCCGGACCTCAACGTCGTCGAGGTCGACGCGGTCGTGCGCGAAGCACTCGGCCGCACGACACTCTCGGCGGAGTCGGCCGAGATCACCATCACCACCGACCCGGCCAGCGGCCTGCTCATCGAGGGCGACCGCACGCTGCTGGTCACCGCGCTGTCGAACCTGCTGGAGAACGCCGTCGCGTACTCGCCGGCCGGCAGCCCGGTGTCGATCTCGCGACGGCTGGCCGACGGCATGGTCGAGATCGCCGTCACCGACCGCGGCATCGGCATCCCCGAGGACGAGCAGACCCGCGTGTTCGAGCGGTTCTACCGCGCCGACAAGGCCCGTTCGCGCGCCACCGGCGGCACCGGGCTCGGCCTGGCCATCGTCAAGCACGTCGCGGCCAACCACGGCGGCTCGGTGGGCCTGTGGAGCCGGCCCGGCACCGGCTCGACGTTCACCCTCCGCATCCCCGCGCACGTCAGCCCCGAACCGGCCCCCGAGCCGGCGCGGGCGGCCAAGACCTCGCCGGCACCACGGCAGGAGAAGACCCCCGAGCGCACCCAGAGGCTCGTGGTTACCGGGCAGGAAAGCCCAGATCATGGAGGAAACCTGTGA
- a CDS encoding response regulator transcription factor: protein MTRVLIVEDEESFADPLAFLLRKEGFTAAVAGTGQAALEEFDRNGADIVLLDLMLPGMSGTDVCKQLRQRSAVPVIMVTARDSEIDKVVGLELGADDYVTKPYSARELIARVRAVLRRGGEPGAEGELAPLVLSAGPVRMDVERHVVTVDGEEVSLPLKEFDLLEYLLRNVGRVLTRGQLIDRVWGADYVGDTKTLDVHVKRLRSKIEPDPGSPRHLVTVRGLGYKFET from the coding sequence GTGACCAGGGTTCTCATCGTCGAAGACGAGGAGTCGTTCGCCGACCCGCTCGCCTTCCTGCTGCGGAAGGAAGGGTTCACCGCGGCGGTGGCGGGCACCGGCCAGGCCGCGCTGGAGGAGTTCGACCGCAACGGCGCCGACATCGTCCTGCTGGACCTGATGCTGCCGGGCATGAGCGGCACCGACGTCTGCAAGCAGCTGCGCCAGCGCTCCGCCGTGCCGGTGATCATGGTGACCGCGCGGGACAGCGAGATCGACAAGGTCGTCGGCCTGGAGCTGGGCGCGGACGACTACGTCACCAAGCCGTATTCGGCGCGTGAGCTGATCGCGCGGGTCCGCGCGGTGCTGCGCCGCGGCGGCGAGCCCGGCGCCGAGGGCGAGCTGGCCCCGCTGGTGCTGTCGGCGGGCCCGGTGCGGATGGACGTCGAGCGGCACGTGGTGACCGTGGACGGTGAGGAGGTCTCGCTCCCGCTCAAGGAGTTCGACCTGCTCGAGTACCTGCTGCGCAACGTCGGCCGGGTGCTCACCCGCGGCCAGCTCATCGACCGGGTGTGGGGCGCGGACTACGTCGGCGACACCAAGACCCTCGACGTCCACGTGAAGCGCCTGCGGTCGAAGATCGAGCCGGACCCGGGCTCGCCGCGCCACCTGGTGACGGTGCGCGGCCTGGGCTACAAGTTCGAGACGTAA